The following proteins are encoded in a genomic region of Spirosoma sp. SC4-14:
- a CDS encoding response regulator transcription factor — MKILLVEDEISLASFIRKGVESEGYEIDLAYDGLMGQRMFANNSYDVVVLDINLPHINGFELCRRIKQESPRQPLLLLTALDSLSDKESGFGAGADDYLVKPFEFRELILRIKALARRNSSFTGIKTTLRVADLELDTEAHSVTRAGQLIELTAREYALLEYLMINRGRTVSRVDIAEKVWDLHFDTNTNVIEVYINYLRKKIDKNFNPKLLHTVVGMGYVLRG; from the coding sequence ATGAAAATATTACTGGTTGAAGACGAAATTAGTCTGGCTTCTTTTATTCGAAAAGGAGTCGAAAGCGAGGGGTACGAAATTGATTTGGCATATGATGGCCTGATGGGACAGCGGATGTTTGCCAATAACAGCTACGATGTGGTTGTTCTGGATATTAATTTGCCACACATCAATGGATTTGAGCTATGTCGGCGTATTAAGCAGGAGTCGCCCCGACAGCCCCTATTGCTGCTGACAGCACTCGACAGCCTGTCGGATAAGGAGAGCGGCTTTGGAGCCGGTGCCGACGATTATCTGGTTAAACCATTTGAATTTCGGGAACTTATCCTGCGAATCAAAGCGCTTGCCCGCCGAAACAGCAGTTTTACGGGGATAAAAACAACACTTCGGGTTGCCGATCTGGAACTGGACACAGAAGCCCATTCGGTTACTCGTGCCGGACAACTCATTGAGCTGACCGCCCGCGAATATGCGCTGCTGGAATACTTAATGATCAATCGGGGAAGAACCGTCAGCCGGGTCGATATTGCCGAAAAGGTGTGGGATCTGCATTTCGACACCAACACCAATGTGATTGAAGTGTATATTAATTACCTGCGCAAAAAGATCGACAAAAATTTCAACCCAAAACTGTTGCATACGGTTGTTGGTATGGGGTATGTTTTACGAGGCTAG
- a CDS encoding DUF1080 domain-containing protein, translated as MFLKRSVFSLLMGLAFAGVQAQPLNTLSAQEKKEGWKLLFDGHDLKGWHKYNGKGVPSSWKVEQGVLHLDVPKTATGTVRDGGDLVTDAVISGDFDFKAEFKIEKYTNSGFFFFVEEAPKNEKVYTTGLEVQVGDDVLYQKAVEHPHSSGDLFGIADVRIQEPQPLGSWNKVEVMLKKNKLTVTINGYVVQEHDVTSADWKKRVSASKLKDVPFAKGKFSGRIGLQDWNTSVWFRNIKLKSL; from the coding sequence ATGTTTTTGAAACGATCTGTTTTCAGTTTATTAATGGGGCTGGCTTTTGCCGGTGTGCAGGCGCAGCCGCTCAACACCTTATCGGCGCAGGAAAAAAAAGAGGGATGGAAATTGCTGTTTGATGGCCACGACCTCAAAGGCTGGCATAAATACAATGGCAAAGGAGTGCCTTCGTCCTGGAAAGTGGAACAGGGCGTTTTGCATTTGGATGTGCCTAAAACGGCAACTGGTACCGTTCGCGACGGTGGCGATTTGGTGACCGATGCGGTCATATCCGGTGATTTTGACTTCAAAGCGGAGTTTAAGATTGAAAAATACACCAATAGCGGTTTCTTTTTCTTTGTGGAAGAAGCGCCTAAGAATGAGAAGGTTTATACTACTGGATTAGAGGTTCAGGTGGGCGACGATGTGCTGTATCAGAAAGCCGTGGAGCATCCGCATAGTTCCGGTGATCTGTTTGGTATAGCGGATGTCCGTATTCAGGAGCCCCAGCCGCTTGGAAGCTGGAATAAAGTGGAGGTTATGCTAAAAAAGAATAAGCTGACCGTCACCATCAATGGCTATGTGGTTCAGGAACACGATGTGACGAGTGCCGACTGGAAAAAACGCGTGAGTGCCAGCAAGCTAAAAGATGTTCCCTTCGCCAAGGGCAAATTTTCGGGTCGAATTGGCTTACAGGACTGGAATACCAGTGTCTGGTTTCGGAATATTAAGTTGAAATCCCTGTAA